The Pedobacter roseus genome contains a region encoding:
- a CDS encoding YbaB/EbfC family nucleoid-associated protein, which translates to MFDKLFAAQQKAEEIKKRLDTISVYGEVENGAIKITATANKAITGVAIDEEFLKGADKEELEELLLTAINKAMASAEQVSAAEMQASAQDMLGGLGGMFGQ; encoded by the coding sequence ATGTTCGATAAATTATTTGCGGCTCAGCAAAAAGCCGAAGAAATTAAAAAACGCCTTGATACCATATCTGTATATGGCGAAGTTGAAAATGGTGCAATAAAAATTACAGCTACAGCAAACAAGGCCATTACCGGAGTTGCTATCGATGAAGAATTTTTAAAAGGCGCCGATAAAGAAGAACTGGAAGAATTATTATTAACCGCGATTAACAAAGCCATGGCAAGTGCCGAGCAGGTTAGTGCTGCCGAAATGCAGGCCTCTGCGCAGGATATGCTGGGTGGCTTAGGCGGTATGTTTGGGCAATAA
- a CDS encoding metal-dependent hydrolase, whose amino-acid sequence MKYTYYGQSCFLLETSGKKLLFDPFISHNPLAKDVDIKAIEADYILVSHGHGDHVADLVELAKQTQATVIAMPEITDWASKQGVEKVHGMNFGKFTFDWGTVRMVPATHSSGLPDGSYGGNPAGFVLEVDGKQIYFAGDTGLTIEMKVLADIYNLDYAILPIGGNYTMDVDDALIATKYFDCDKVIGVHYNTFPVIEIDTKAAVDKFEREKKTLLLPAIGETINL is encoded by the coding sequence ATGAAATACACCTATTATGGCCAATCTTGTTTCTTACTCGAAACTTCTGGCAAAAAATTATTATTCGATCCATTTATATCACACAATCCATTAGCTAAAGATGTAGATATTAAGGCGATTGAAGCTGATTACATTTTAGTGAGCCATGGTCATGGCGACCACGTAGCTGATTTGGTTGAATTGGCTAAACAAACCCAGGCAACCGTTATTGCAATGCCGGAAATTACCGATTGGGCTTCAAAACAAGGCGTAGAAAAAGTACACGGAATGAATTTCGGCAAATTTACCTTCGATTGGGGAACGGTACGTATGGTACCAGCAACACATTCTTCGGGTTTACCTGATGGAAGTTATGGTGGCAATCCAGCTGGTTTTGTTTTAGAAGTTGATGGTAAACAGATTTATTTTGCGGGTGATACCGGTTTAACCATCGAAATGAAGGTTTTGGCTGATATTTATAATCTTGATTATGCTATTTTACCTATCGGTGGAAATTATACCATGGATGTAGATGATGCCTTAATTGCGACAAAATACTTTGATTGCGATAAAGTGATCGGTGTGCATTACAATACCTTCCCGGTAATTGAAATTGATACCAAAGCCGCCGTTGATAAATTTGAACGCGAAAAGAAAACCTTGTTGTTGCCAGCAATCGGCGAAACAATAAACTTATAA